Part of the Salminus brasiliensis chromosome 2, fSalBra1.hap2, whole genome shotgun sequence genome, AGTATACATATGTGAgaaactgtgaacctcaaatgCTGCTGTTTCTCCACCAAACAACTTCctgcataaccaaaacagagctgtaaaatgggccaatttTAAAACCTACAAATCTGGTACGCAACAGTCTTGAGTCATTATTTCAGAGTGCCTATTGGCACCTATGGTAAAGTTGCATTGGCCACATTGGGGCCATTATATTTATCCTTAAAGGAAACACAAGTGCAAATGTCTAGCAATGAGGTCATATTGTCAAATGGTGAGCAGGAGTTCATGTTAATTCATGTTCAACATGATGCATAACTTATTAACCAACAAACTGTTCATTTTTAAGTCCTCAGCAACATCACTAAGGTAACTTGTTAGCTAATAGAAATGTTATGTGACAAACGTGAACACAGACTCATTGCTTCATGACCGATGGATCAGCATTTCATCAGAAGAGCTTCTGGAAagcaaaatgaaaatacatacaATCATGAGATTATCTCTGATTTGCCCCTTTGTGCCagttttccacattttccaGATTGGGTGCTTGATCAGAAGTAACGGAAGGCAGGGATTCCTCTTGCTCTCGCTGGAGAATGTAATGGTATCTTTGTAGTTCACTAGTTTACTACACTGTTTTTTGTGAAGACGCACACAAATGGGCCCAGAcaagcataaaccagcatatgctgtgttttgaacactggtatgatgATCACGCATCTTGGGATTTATGCTGGCATACACAGGTTTTCAGCAGGGGAATATTATATTGCAGAAGAGAATACAGGAAACTGGAAAAGTagatatattaataaaataaaagacaaatagCAGTAAAAATAAACAGTGGTTGAAGAAGTTTGAGCTTTCTCGTTTTAACTGCTTAAACATTTTCAAATATGTATCAAGATAATATTATTAAGCGAAATGGAGGTTAGATTATGCAGTAGATCTCTCTTGATCccagaggggggaaaaaggcAGGGTTAGGGTCTATAACCCTAGAGAAACATAgcagtaaaaaatatatatatatataaccttagctagtttgaatagactgcaattcagatacctctaagcttagatactactaaacacaagtcaacatGGAAAGCAACTCtcccgttcggacacccaggggaagtttgttccaccacttcgggccaggacagaaaaaagccggGGCGCTTTTTCTTTGTATGTTAatggatggcgggtcaagccgagccgtaatTGAAGCTCGAAGGCCTTGTGGTGCAGAACGGCTTTTGACCAATGCCCTCAAGTATGGAGGCCAGAgcctgaatctgatgcgggcagctacagttAGCCAGTGAAGAGATCCACATGGGTGAGAAGCTGTAtcagtgctcagactgtgagaagagcttCAATCGATAGAGTAATCTCAACtccaccagcgcattcacacaggacaGAAACCACATCGCTGCTCAGACTATGTGAATACTTTTATTTTCcgaacacaccagcgcattcacacaggagagaagccatatTACTGCCCTGAATGTGTGAGGAGCTATTCatgtattgtaaaaaaaaacagatgcttTCGGGGAAGAGTGGAAACCCATGACACATAACTTTGATAAATCTACAGACATACGCGTTCTTAAATGTTAACACAAACAATGTGATTTGTATTTCAGCACTTTACACAGAGTTGGTGGACAATAGGAACCTCTAATTTCCACAATGCACATTTCTACCATTGGTTACTGTTCAGCTGAGGGCTGCAATAAGACTTGGTGTCACTTATGGCCAGAATTAATCCAAGACTTTACTGGACTTGGACTTGAAAAGGCTACAGCAATTGATGCCAACGAGGGTGCCAAGAATTTGTGCACATGAATCCCAGAGCTAGACCATTTAGGAGTGTGGAAAAAAAGCTGCTTGGTCATATGCTTGGATATATAATATGATAAGTAATATGAATCCATGGAGTgaattcatgtttttgttttgtaagaTTTTGCTGCTTCAGTGATCTTCTTAGTTCTTGGGTCTCAACCATCTTGAGCATGAGATAGACGTTATTGGgtgatttttatgtttatttgattgTATTATGAATATGGAAATTATGTGATTGTTATCTGTCCTGTGTCTTTATATGATTGTAATTCATGATTTAAGAAGgtaatgaaatgtatttctgTGATGTGCTCCATGTTTTGACAAAAACAATTACGCAGTGTATaggtggatatatatatatatatatatatatatatatatatatatataccgcAGACctgttttttaatcatttttttgtttgctaAATTCTACGTCTGATGCCTGCTCAAACATCTTAAGGTGCCACCTTAAAAActgccaaaaaacaaacatcttCCTTGGCCTAAGGGCCGGCACAGTGACGttgcatgttgtgtgtgtgctgcacagctggAGTTGGGTTCAGATCTCACTCTGGTTGCTGTTAGTGTGTTCTTTCCATGCTTGCAGATGTTTGATGTTTGGTATCACATTTGGATTCAGATTTACATTTGGTgtctttttttaactgtatattgaatgttgccttgtgtttttacattttgcGGAATGTGTACATTACCTACATACGTTTTTATAAAATTAGGTTTTTGAACACTGTGTACTTACAGTGCACATTAtgtacttatttaaaaaaaaaaataaactcctCATAAAACTGCTTCAACATTGGTAGGCCTTCAAACATGAACTGCATGTTTTAGCTTCTGTAACAAAAATATGATGTAAATTGTGACTTTATTTATGTCCTAATAAAAGTTTacatttcttattcatggaacCACTGTGAGGTAGGCTTGCTTGTGTGCATTGTCATTCTTACATTCCTTGAAATAATTCTCTAATACAGAGCAGATGTTGTTGTTTcctcagtagcagtagtaggaaGCCTGAAGTCCTGGTATTACAAAGCGTCCTCAAACCCTCCTCCAGACAGGGCCAATGTTGGGCATAAAGCTCACttttcagagttcatttgtccAGAGCATAATCTTCCAGATTTCAGAAGGATAATGTATCTATGTTTTTGTGAACTGGGCTTCTTTGGGTGTGTTTTTCATCTAATTATTCATTGATTTTCATAAACATCTAGTCTCATGGCACATCCATCACTGATTGTTGTGCACACAGTGCCATCTAGTGGCTATATCCATTACATGCATAATAGGGGCTAAATTCAAAAGCACCCCCAGATACTTCACACAGAGCAGTTTATACAACTTTTACCTTCAGCCAGTTTTGTAGGACATTTTTGTGCATGTAGGTTGGAAAGAACATTTGGGTCAAGCAACACAGAATTATACACTAGTATAATGTCATCATACATTTGCTTAATTTCTGCCAGTgttatttttgtattaaatatttatctTTTTAAATTATGTTATCAGTGCTATTATATACTGATAGCACTGCTGATATTTATAGTTTTAACTCAGCATGTAAAAAGAGTTCAAGCTGGTTATACTGGTACATCAGCGTGGTTactctggtcatgctggtcagcaagcttggtcatactagtTGACTAagtggtagaccagctaaaccatcagacTCAAATGAATAGATCCCATGTGTTGGTCTAGAGGAAATCTGGTCCagtttggtcaggctggtcagactggtaggcTAGCGCTGcagtgctggtcatgctggtcagccaccTTGATCATACAAGGATCATATATCatcaactaataataataataataataataataataaagtggaATTCATTAATCATTATATTCCAACACTGTGAATTTTTGTAGACTAATTACTCTTGTTATAGTGAAACAttttaatacatgtaatcaAAGTTTTGcagaaaaaatacaattaaaatgaataaccCTTTCATATTCTGTGTAGCGTCATCGTTACATCATTCTCCGTTCCTCCAATGAGAAACAGGCTAGAGTGACATTCTGCACATGCGCAGTAGGACTCCTGCGGCCGGAGAGAAACAGCTGTTGGTTTCACTTCAGCAAGAACTCCACACTGGAGCTGGTTTTGAGGTATGGGCGCTATTCTTTAGATGTCCAGTAGCTCTTGTGCTGTTTAAAATGGTTGATGTCTATGAAAGTAAACGTATAATAGTTTAACTGTCCGATTTAAACTCAAAACTGATGAGAGACAGGAGTGTGTGGTTACTGTTGGCCAGCCCTGGAGCCCTGGAGCCCTGGAGCTTGTGCTGAAGCTGCTTGCTCAGAGGCAGTTCTGCAGGTATTACTGACATAGACACATGTTCAGATGCAGACACACTGTACTGACATAGGCCTAAAAAGACCATTGTTTTTAAATGATCTATTTTAAATTGTTATCTCTTAAGCTAAGCTGTCTACTTATACTAGTCAGTGCAGGTGCAGTGTAGCTATGTATCATATATAAATctaaataagtgtaaatacaTGTGGGCGTTAAACCAAATGGTTCCACTAGAAGGTTATTTGTGGACCTCCTTTGTAAAGAACCCTGTCACATCCCAGTCCACACTGAAATAAGAAGAGCTGCCCTAGCCtgcagatgtttttttgtttttttaaattcagtattattttattctgtatCTCCTCTATATGTACATAATGTTGTAAGACGTCTATGGGAGAAGCCAGAAGCATCCTCTAGCAGATCTGAAACTCGCAGATATAGAAATATTCATTAACTTCTGGGATAAATTGAATAGTTTTACATCATGTTCAGTGTCAGACAATTTTGTCATACTGTTTTGAGCTTCACGTTGAGTTCTCATGTTCTTTTTCTCTTATAGAAATGACTGACATGTTGTTGCAAGGCAACTCCTTGTCTGTGTGCCACTCTCCTGGTTAAAATTACCACTGTAAACACGAGTTCCTTCGAAGAGGTACATTTCACAATGCAGAAACTAGAAGAGGTGAAATGTGAGGATGTGGCACTACCAGTGCTAACGCCAGAAGAGATGAAATATGAGGATATGGCACTGCCAGTGCTAAAAAAAGAAGAGATGAAAAGTGAGGGTGTTGGGCTGCCAGTTCTGAATCCAGAAGAAATTAAATGTGAGGATGTGATGCTGCCAATATGTGCAAGTGCTCACCAAAGATCACCTGGTGCTCTCTGTGCAAATAAATCCCCAAAACaagagaaatatatatttagaaagGAGTCAGCTCGCCAGTGTCTACAGCGTGGGATGTCATCAGACTGTGAGAAAGGTGTTGTTGTTGACAGCGATGTCAAGACTCACAACAGAGAGAAGCCAGCTCACTGCTCCGAGTGTGGAAAAACATTTACGCAACATAGTTATCTCAAAATACACCAGCGCCTCCACACAGGAGAGAGGCCACATAAATGCACTGAATGTGGGAAAACCTTTACTCAAGTTAGTTATCTAACAAAACACAAGCGTGTTCACAAAGGAGAGAAGCCCCATCGCTGTTTAGAGTGTGGGAAAACCTTTACACAACTGGGTTACCTAAAGAAACACCAACGCCTTCACACAGGAGATGGGCTGTATCGTTGTTCAGAATGTGGAAAAGGTTTTAATCTACGCAGTAATCTCAGAATACACCAACGtcttcacacaggagagagacCATATCACTGCTTAGACTGTGGAAGGAGTTTTAATCTACAGAGTAATCTCAAAATACACCAGCGccttcacacaggagagaggccgtatcactgctcagactgtgggaagagttttaatcgaAGTAGTCATCTCCAACTTCACCAGCACGTGCACACTGGAGAGAAGCTGTACGAGTGCTCCGAGTGTGGGAAGAAGTTTGGTCTTCAACTTTATCTCTCAATTCACCAGCGCAGCCACACCGGAGAGAAGCCATTTCAGTGCTCAGTGTGTGAGAAAAGTTTCAGTTTTCAAAGTCGTCTTCAGGAACATCAGCGTACTCACACTGGAGATAAGCCGTATgagtgctcagagtgtggaaagagttttacagTACAGAGTAGTCTCCAAACACACAagctcattcacacaggagaaaagcCATATCAGTGCTCACAGTGTGGGCGGAGGTTTAATCAAAAGAGTAATCTCCTGCGacatcagcgcattcacacaggagagaagccatatcactgctcagactgtgggaagagttttactgtaaaaagtcaTCTCCAATCACACAAACTCATCCACACTGGAGAGAGTACATACCACTGCTCTGAATGTGGGAAGAACTTTAAATGTAGACGTACTACAAAGAAACACAAGTGTACAAAAAAGATTGTGAAAATGCCTGCCACCTGACATTGTTGAGTTAAAAGACATTCCAGCATCAGTTAGTGTTCAGTCAAGAGGAATGTGCAAACTGAGTAATGGAAATAATCTTGGTGCACAAGGTTTACTGGACTTTGTCTTGAATGGGTTGTAACAGCTGATGTCCAGGTGGGCCAGGTTTGTCTGTAAAGAACAAGAAATCGCAGCTCCATGTCTCTATTGGGCAGAAAACACTGAGATCACAGCTGGATAATTCCAGAGTGGAAAAAGGTTGCTTGGTCAATAATTTGAGGTTGCTGATGCTGACTGAGGAAAAACCAACTTGATGCAAACTTACAGAACTCCATATAACCATCCTGCTTGATGTCAACAGTACTGCCAAAAATGTCAGGTTTTCTACTGCTTCACTGGCCTGATGAATGAATAATAAGTAAATGAATGATGATGAATACTGATAATAAAAACACGCTGTTTTGTTGCAGTCTAAGTTGAGTTTAAATAAGTATATTAAAGAGTTTAGTAATCATTAAATCAGACAAGGAAGCAGCACACTTCCTTGTGTGCTATCATGAAGACTCGTTCACAGTATAGTTCTGCAGCAGGTTTTTGTACACCCAGGAAACCAGTTTTGtcacttttgttggaggaacaaAGTGAAATGAATTTAATAATCTGATCAACAGCACTGTTTAAGATTAGTTACATTTAGTCCAATTAACCACAAGAAAAAGATTTAACATGATGGGTTTGCACTGCTGTTGTCTTTAATATGATGAGCAAATTATACAAAAGGGAAAAGGGGGAAAGCCATTAAATTAGCCACATGACTTTGGAAAACAGTCCGCaaataattcagtttcagtgttcagttcagttattcaaaataaaagttaaaataaataattatatttaaagcACAATGAAAACACAAAATTAGACTAACTAGATTATTAGTTatgatgttattttttttgttttcctttttcacGTCAGGCTTACAATGTGCCCACTAGATGTACTTGTGTAAAAACTCACTAATTCATCTTTTAATAAGCtttcttaataataaacaaaatacatattttagcaGCTCAAACTACTAATGAATATTGAATATTCCAATGAATGCTCTTATGGTCGGGACTTCTGTTAGGATATTTTATTTAAAGGCAATGGTTGATTTAGAAAGCCTGCACTTCTGTCAGGGACTGACCCTATTTAGAGGGCAAACCATGACTCCACTGAGAACCAGTGAGTAAAATGCCCATGCTGAACAAATTAAGCAACCATGCAGGTTTACTACTATTTGCTACTATGATTACAGGGGCATTCCCCCCTTTTAGCTTCAGAGGGGTGGTAAGGACTTCCCCGCCCTCAATGCAGTTGCTCCCATTAATTTGAGTCTGAAGTCCACTTTAAAGCACATTTTCCACTGTGattgcacacatacatacattaggGCCTCAGTTATGAGTCCAGACCCCAAACCTTACATAGAGGCTATTCAGTGTCACACATCCACACCGAGGAGCCataatcaaccctaaaaccagCGTGGAGAGGCTCAGTGAACATGGCGTAGAATGTGTGCAAGtgggtcactgtgtgtgtgttgggtgagATGCTATAAAAGGACAGCGCTCCAGCTGGCCAGTCCAGATACACTCCTACTCTGCGGCAGCGGGAGCGAGACCGGGAGGGCAACACGACAGTTTCCTTTTCATCGTGTCTGAAGGTGAACCTCttatcagagcagtacagactCCATGACTGATTATTGAGTCCAAACCCACTGACACCACTGTCTTCTTCCCTGCTGATCCCTCTGTAGGAGACGGCTACATACACTCCACTTTCACTCCACTCAGCCTCCCAGTAGCAGCGTCCAGTCAGGCTCTCCACACTCAGAACTTGTTCCCAGTGTTTAAATCTCTTCGAATGATCCAAATAAAAGATCTGCTCTTCCACACGCTGCACCTTTCGGTTCtcatcagacagagagagacgagtgtgtgctgtgtttgggtCCAGGGTGAGCTTACAGCCATCTACagacacagaaaacacaggttGGAGGAGGGCACTGAAACTGTGGgtgtatattaatgttattaatgtgtGTGAGCCTTACATTTCTTTAGTCCAGGTTTTATCCTGATCCTTCCTCCATGCTCCACCCTAGAGAAAAAGCACATGTGTCTGGTCTTGGGGAACTCTGTAATACAGCCCTGAAATGACCTGGGTTTCAGCTAAGACAGTGGTTCCCAACACTGATCCCGGAGGACTGCTCTGCAAATCatagtgtttaccctgcttcTAACACACCGGATCTAGCTGCTTGAGTTAAAagtggtgtgttagagcagaaaACCACCAAAATGTGTAGGACGAAAGGTCCTCCATGTCCAGGGTGGGAATCATTGCTCTAAGCatctgtatatatgatatatggtGTCACTGTGTGTCTGGAGTTGTTTTCTGTCTCAACACATCCTGGGGTTAGGTTATTTTTTGAGTTTTCAATGCAGCTACGTTCCTGGGTTTAATGATCACACACTGGGAGAaaatcctctctctctacatcagAGGCAGGTTACGCTCCCTCTGTTATCTGTTGACTGTTGACTTCACCATAAGGACAAACACATGTACAGTTACACATTAGGTTGCTGTCATTTCTCCAATACTTGTATTTACTGAGAGAGTAAATCCTTTAGTAGACTTTATACTTTttgtctgtactgtattgtattttGTTCCATGTGGCACCCTTGTTCTAGAAAAACataatttcatttcactgtgtacttgtacagcgctgaaatgacaataaaagccacttgacttgacttgacctgactTGACACCAGTCTTGGACCAGTTGCTGTTGGGGAAAATCTCAGAATAAATGGCACAAGGATTAGCACATATCACAGTAAGGGGAGATCTCTGAACAAAAGACAATAAAAGATTTCTGACAGCTTAACTCAGGAACTCACTGCAGCTTTTCCAGTTTACAGTGCGGATCCTCCAGCAGATCAGAGAGCAGCCTCACTCCAGACTCTCCTGGGTGATTATATGTCAGATCCAGTTCTCTCAGGTAGGAAGAGTTtgatttcagagctgaagcTAAAGCAGAACAGCCTTCATATGTGACCATACAACCAGACAGTCTgcagaaaaggaggaaaaagagGGACAGGATGTTTTTTGCAACTATTTTCTTCTAAATGATTGCAATACTGGCAGAGGGTGATGGCTGTTTAACACAATAATGTAAAACTGGTCAGTCTGAATGAAAGTTGGAAGACCCCTCGTCAACATTTCTAAACTCCCCATAACCTTACATTTACTAAAATATTCTAGACTGGAACTTAAATCTTCTAACTGTGCCTGAACATCGATCAACACCACTTGTAATTTGTTGACAGTCCCTTAGGAGAAGCAGCCAAATTTATCATTAAAATTGCAAATCTTGTTAAAGATTCATGTATGAGTGTTCTCTTTGAATATCACTGACTTTTAGAGCTCAACGTGTATCATTTAAGATATAATTAACAGAAAGGTTACCTAAGTGTCTCCAGTTTAAAGTGTggactcttcagtccagcagagagcagctccactcctgaatcttgcaggtcattgttactgaggtccagctcttttAGGTTACAGTTTACTGATTGCAAAGCTGATGTCAGAATATCACAAGCTTTGTCCCCAAGATTACAGAAATCCAGTCTGCAGAGAGAAAGATCTTGGACACTCAAAGAAAGATACATTAGGGCTGGGATATGGTAAGAATACATTTTTTtgcaatatttatcacaatacatgtgaccacagactaaaaacagtcaatcagtagtgacagattattcagatcctctcctctactgaatacagtgatttatattcaacatctgctgctcttcatctaattaacccagtgtaattacactgtttctAATGGAAgctgcagttaatcagtgtttattaagcaatAACAATTTCCttcatatgcttagaaaagcatattgtgtatcacaataacaaaatattgtcacattgcccagctctatatCACATCACAGTGCAGGAGTTGGAATGTTGTCCAGACCTTGATGATTATTACTGAGAGATGAACTACGGTTGTAGTAACAGTAATATTAGAAATAACACatttaaatctttaaatcttTACTCAGGTAAATTTAAATTTAcctgagtgtctccagtttacagcATGAACTTTTCAgaccagcagagagcagctccactcctgaatccttCAGGTCATTGTTACTAAGGTCCAGCTTCTTCAGAGAGGAGCATCCTGATTGTAGAGCTGATCCCAGACTTTTACAAGCTTTCCCCCCAAGATTACAGAGAGCTAGTCTTCAAGTGAAATACAACAGACATTACAATATACTCAGAGAAGGGATTCTGAATAGAATAATATGATTTGTATACTACTgagtaaaaatgtacaaaaatgtaATTCTAATGCAACGATTTTACACAATACCTCAcctgagtgtctccagtttacagcATGAACCCCTCAGACCAGCacagagcagctccactcctgcATCCTGTATGTCATTATTACTGAGGTCCAGTTCTTTCAGGGGAGAGTTAACTGACTGTAGGAGTGATCCCAAATGTTCACAAGCTTTTTCTCCAAGTTTACAGAGAGCAAGTCTGCCACGAAATTATACCAGACATCTCAATATGCTTAATATACTTAGAGAATAGTTTCTGAATTGAAAAAGAGTATATCAAATGTAATCAGTGttgtttatataatatactaccatatatatatatatatatatacctgagtgtttccagtttacagtgtgaactcttcagtTCAGCAAAGAGCAGCTCCACTTCTGagtcctgcaggtcattgttaccgaggtccagctctttcagggaggagtTTGCTGATTGTAGAACAGAGCAGAGGGTTTTCCAGGAGTCATTGGTGAGATAACAGATACCTAGTCtgtaaaacagaaataaataaaaaatgtcttcTGCAGTTTTACACTGCACAGTCCCAAAAGTTCAGGCTAGTTCATCTTTACATGTGTTTCACATTCAGATGGTTCACCACATAACATCACAAATTCACATATTTGAGAGCAGGAAGGTGAAAACAGGAATAACATCATGCATTATCATGTTTGAAAGCCTATACCCCTTATAGCTGGGCCAGGTTTCAGCCGTTAGCATCCCAATGTTTTAGTCAGCATGGTCTGTGCAGACtgcagagggagctggaggtgagtagcacagcacagcttATAGGCTACCTTACATTCGAGGCAGACATCTACTAGCGCCAGActgtagctgctgcatcatATAAGGTGGAACATAAAATGAAAACTGCACTTTCCATGCTCAGTTTTCATTGGCTGTAGACAGGACACCATTCAGATTCACCTATATTCTAGTATATACTACTAGACTACACTCAAAGTCgggtaaaaaaaacactcctgtctctctGTGCCCCTTATACACTGTCGACTCAGACTGACAAAGAAATATACAGACTACAGTCAACTAGAGGCCACTGacaggatcatcggagtctctcccctccgtcatggacatctacactgcccgctgcatccgcaaagcaaccagcattgtggatgactccacccacccttcacacagactgttctccctcctgccatcaggaagaaggtaccgcagcatccggtccaacacgaccagactctgcaatagcttcttcccccaagccatcagacttctcaactccagagactgaatccagacaatatgggaagcattttgcacaaataactttactacctcactggactcaatatttattgcacactgcatattttgcacactaccgccaatgattcattattctctgtctgtactgtgttgtgttgtctgtccgcacttgtactgtgttgcacttgtgttttgtatgcactgtctatgttgcaccatggtcctggaggaacgttgtttcgtttcactgtgtactctgtatgtagttgaaatgacaataaaggtcCACTTGACTTCACTTGACTTGCCTAGAGTCGGCCAGACTGACAGTCGGGCCTAAAATCGCCTAAAATTGCGTAGTGTAACCCCGGCTTTAGTAGTGTGATGACAAGTGCCACTAAATTTCCACTGTAGTAGAAACTCCTGCCTTATACGTAATCTCACTGGTCACTTCATTTGAAACCCCTTACCTTATACTCACACTCACTGGCAATTAGTAGCTGTAATGTGCACtgatattcaaaaacatattatacatacattataggTGCTGATTTAATGTAGACACTCACATAGCTTTTCTACAGACAGTCACAGCTGGCATCAGTCTCCTGTAACCTTCCTCTGACGTGTTGTATTTCTTCAGGTCCAGCTCATCCAGGACCTCCCCTGAAATCAGGAGCGTATAGGCTAGTGCTGAACACTGTCCAGGAGAGAGCTTCTCTTCTGAGATGTTCTCTGATTTCAGATACTCCTGAAGCTCTCTGAAGAGAGACTGGTCATTCatttcagacagacagaagaaaagactgatggatttctctgcagagagagaatgattaGCATCCTCTTTGATTTGTttctttatgtattttatgGTTTCCTCTGAActgctgtgtgtgggtgtcAGTAGGCCTTGAAGGAGTCTCTGATTGGAATCTAGTGAGATGCCCAGCAGGAAACTGAGGAAAAGGTCTAGGTGTCCGTTCTGACTTTCTACAGCTTTCTGCACTGCTCTTTTCAGGAGCTCATCCAATGGGATGTTCACTGACTCATCGCTATGCTCATCCTTTTCAGAATTTTTACTGTCTAGACTGTCATATTCATCA contains:
- the LOC140549562 gene encoding uncharacterized protein, which produces MQKLEEVKCEDVALPVLTPEEMKYEDMALPVLKKEEMKSEGVGLPVLNPEEIKCEDVMLPICASAHQRSPGALCANKSPKQEKYIFRKESARQCLQRGMSSDCEKGVVVDSDVKTHNREKPAHCSECGKTFTQHSYLKIHQRLHTGERPHKCTECGKTFTQVSYLTKHKRVHKGEKPHRCLECGKTFTQLGYLKKHQRLHTGDGLYRCSECGKGFNLRSNLRIHQRLHTGERPYHCLDCGRSFNLQSNLKIHQRLHTGERPYHCSDCGKSFNRSSHLQLHQHVHTGEKLYECSECGKKFGLQLYLSIHQRSHTGEKPFQCSVCEKSFSFQSRLQEHQRTHTGDKPYECSECGKSFTVQSSLQTHKLIHTGEKPYQCSQCGRRFNQKSNLLRHQRIHTGEKPYHCSDCGKSFTVKSHLQSHKLIHTGESTYHCSECGKNFKCRRTTKKHKCTKKIVKMPAT
- the LOC140549554 gene encoding uncharacterized protein, with the protein product MEEHPVFSNGEGEPNCLSMKSDLFIPEPPEISCEGEEPSFAFMKSGRPMVNPPGFSSEAKEPSCVSMKADQTMEIFPGFNSEAVSSDERQCSTEMNTLLEGNKDQLQDFYQPEDDVLYRILERHKASMKNKCEGFFEHIKTQTLLNMIHTQLYITEGRDEDVNEEHEILQMGKTLSKYVQSTQMDCIDIFRQEQDPKAETEEDVKEQRKRRLKIKENMRAVFRLKERHKDRKEDKKPKLPKLRTVLTKGIAGIGKTVSVQKFILDWAEEKANQDVELMFVLPFRELNLIKDDQYSLHQLMCVFHPELKDLDPKIYDVFKSVFIFDGLDESRIPLNFSQCEKVSDITMTSSVDVIMTNLIKGDLLPSALIWITSRPAAANQIPSQYINSLTEIKGFSDPQKEEYFRKRISDQDQAQKIISHIKTARSLHIMSHIPIFCWISATVLQRIMDQDSDTEIPKTLTEMYLHFLITQTSMKKEKHEEKEERDPQKLLESNRTQLLKLAELAFKQLMKGKAMFYEEDLRESSIDVTEASVYSGIFWKIFREDCVLYQRKVYCFVHLSVQEFLAAAYVFHCYENKNMTSLQLFLDEYDSLDSKNSEKDEHSDESVNIPLDELLKRAVQKAVESQNGHLDLFLSFLLGISLDSNQRLLQGLLTPTHSSSEETIKYIKKQIKEDANHSLSAEKSISLFFCLSEMNDQSLFRELQEYLKSENISEEKLSPGQCSALAYTLLISGEVLDELDLKKYNTSEEGYRRLMPAVTVCRKAILGICYLTNDSWKTLCSVLQSANSSLKELDLGNNDLQDSEVELLFAELKSSHCKLETLRLALCKLGEKACEHLGSLLQSVNSPLKELDLSNNDIQDAGVELLCAGLRGSCCKLETLRLALCNLGGKACKSLGSALQSGCSSLKKLDLSNNDLKDSGVELLSAGLKSSCCKLETLRLDFCNLGDKACDILTSALQSVNCNLKELDLSNNDLQDSGVELLSAGLKSPHFKLETLRLSGCMVTYEGCSALASALKSNSSYLRELDLTYNHPGESGVRLLSDLLEDPHCKLEKLQVEHGGRIRIKPGLKKYGCKLTLDPNTAHTRLSLSDENRKVQRVEEQIFYLDHSKRFKHWEQVLSVESLTGRCYWEAEWSESGVYVAVSYRGISREEDSGVSGFGLNNQSWSLYCSDKRFTFRHDEKETVVLPSRSRSRCRRVGVYLDWPAGALSFYSISPNTHTVTHLHTFYAMFTEPLHAGFRVDYGSSVWMCDTE